A genome region from Chloroherpetonaceae bacterium includes the following:
- the lipA gene encoding lipoyl synthase, giving the protein MITTPDLNILQPSPPAKPTSRPDWLRVRMPSGEGYAKLKALIDSYRLHTVCEEARCPNIAECWGAGTATIMILGETCTRSCGFCAVKTGRPTELDLAEPKRVAEAVRLMNLRHTVITSVNRDELDDGGASIWAETIREIRKAHPATHIEVLIPDFQGDTAAWDTVMRERPEILNHNIETVPRLYRLVRPQAKYQRSLDLLKYAKETYQLVTKSGLMVGIGEQPEEVLAVMQDLRTHKVDILTIGQYLQPTKAHLPVHRFVPLEEFEMYKRVGLEMGFRHVESGPLVRSSYHAAEQAESSA; this is encoded by the coding sequence ATGATTACTACACCCGACCTAAACATTTTGCAGCCTTCGCCACCTGCTAAGCCTACCTCTCGTCCAGACTGGCTACGTGTCCGCATGCCCTCAGGCGAGGGCTACGCCAAACTAAAAGCCCTTATTGACTCTTATCGCCTCCATACAGTTTGCGAAGAAGCACGCTGCCCCAACATCGCAGAGTGCTGGGGAGCTGGGACTGCCACGATTATGATTCTGGGCGAGACTTGCACGCGCTCATGTGGCTTCTGCGCCGTTAAGACTGGTCGCCCTACGGAACTTGACCTTGCTGAGCCAAAGCGCGTCGCCGAAGCTGTCCGCCTGATGAATTTGCGCCACACCGTGATCACCAGTGTCAACCGTGATGAATTAGACGACGGCGGTGCCAGCATCTGGGCTGAGACCATTCGCGAAATCCGTAAAGCTCACCCTGCTACGCACATTGAAGTCTTAATTCCTGACTTTCAAGGCGACACGGCTGCGTGGGATACCGTTATGCGCGAGCGCCCCGAAATCCTAAACCACAACATTGAAACCGTGCCCCGACTCTACCGCCTCGTGCGCCCACAAGCCAAGTATCAACGCTCACTGGACTTGCTCAAATACGCCAAAGAGACTTACCAACTGGTTACCAAATCCGGTCTGATGGTCGGCATTGGCGAACAGCCTGAGGAAGTGCTCGCCGTGATGCAAGACCTGCGCACCCACAAGGTTGATATTCTTACAATTGGGCAATACCTGCAGCCCACCAAAGCGCACCTACCCGTGCATCGCTTCGTACCGCTGGAAGAATTCGAGATGTATAAACGTGTGGGCTTAGAGATGGGCTTTCGCCACGTAGAGTCCGGCCCACTGGTGCGCAGCTCCTATCATGCAGCTGAGCAGGCAGAGTCGTCCGCTTAG
- a CDS encoding 2-oxo acid dehydrogenase subunit E2, with product MAKVDIVMPKMGESLMEGTILEWYKKVGDPIQKDENLLRISTDKIDTDVPSSASGIVAEILFAEGTVVPIGTTVARIETDVSAAMSPTPPTPASATAPAAFSPASPHSNGNRPATADTPVGNRFYSPVVMRIAQEEGISMQELNRIPGTGIGGRVTKNDVLNYLKSGRTLPTAPAAPSVPSAAPAPVTASAAARVETRPAPTPPAPEPAKPTPPPAPVVYDANRAEVIQMDHMRKLIAEHMVRSKQTSAHVTSVSEADVTGLVRLVRAKKATFEATNGIKLTYTPFFVDAVVKSLKEFPMLNASVEGDKIIIKKYINIGIAVALGERGEGGLIVPVIKGADEKNLVGLARAVQDLAARARSKKLLPDEIQGGTFTITNYGTTGNLFGAPIINQPQVAILGTGAIVKRPVVKTLDDDTDVIAIRSMMYLSLSYDHRIIDGALAGYFLQFLVRTLESYNEHTPL from the coding sequence ATGGCAAAAGTTGATATCGTAATGCCGAAAATGGGCGAAAGCCTCATGGAAGGCACAATTTTGGAGTGGTATAAGAAAGTGGGTGACCCTATCCAGAAGGACGAAAACCTGCTTCGCATTAGCACGGACAAGATTGACACCGATGTACCCTCCTCTGCAAGTGGCATCGTTGCCGAAATTCTCTTTGCCGAAGGAACCGTTGTGCCAATTGGCACAACGGTTGCGCGCATTGAAACAGACGTCAGCGCCGCTATGTCGCCTACTCCCCCTACGCCCGCCTCTGCGACTGCACCCGCTGCTTTCTCTCCTGCCTCACCACATTCAAATGGCAACCGGCCTGCCACTGCCGATACACCTGTCGGCAACCGTTTTTACTCGCCTGTTGTGATGCGTATCGCTCAAGAGGAAGGTATTTCAATGCAGGAGTTAAACCGAATTCCCGGCACTGGTATCGGGGGACGAGTTACAAAAAATGATGTGCTCAATTACCTCAAGTCTGGTCGCACGCTCCCGACCGCTCCGGCTGCTCCGTCTGTGCCTTCTGCTGCACCTGCTCCTGTTACCGCATCCGCCGCGGCAAGGGTCGAAACTCGCCCAGCTCCCACGCCTCCTGCACCTGAGCCTGCAAAGCCGACTCCGCCTCCTGCACCAGTCGTCTATGATGCTAACCGCGCTGAGGTCATTCAGATGGATCACATGCGCAAGCTGATTGCCGAGCATATGGTGCGCTCCAAGCAAACCTCAGCGCATGTTACCTCAGTCTCCGAAGCCGATGTAACGGGTCTCGTCCGCCTTGTCAGAGCGAAGAAAGCGACCTTCGAGGCTACAAATGGCATCAAGCTTACCTACACGCCCTTCTTTGTTGATGCAGTGGTCAAGAGTTTGAAAGAATTCCCTATGCTCAATGCTTCGGTCGAAGGCGACAAGATTATTATCAAGAAGTATATCAACATCGGTATTGCAGTGGCGCTAGGTGAGCGTGGCGAAGGTGGGCTGATTGTGCCTGTTATCAAAGGTGCAGACGAGAAGAATCTGGTAGGCTTGGCGCGCGCCGTGCAAGACCTTGCCGCGCGGGCTCGCAGCAAAAAGCTTTTGCCTGATGAAATCCAAGGTGGCACATTTACCATCACCAACTATGGCACAACTGGCAATCTTTTCGGTGCCCCGATTATCAATCAGCCGCAAGTAGCGATTCTGGGCACGGGTGCAATTGTCAAGCGCCCTGTAGTGAAAACACTGGACGATGACACCGACGTGATTGCCATCCGCTCAATGATGTATCTTTCGCTTTCATATGACCACCGCATCATTGACGGAGCTTTAGCGGGATACTTCTTGCAGTTCCTTGTTCGCACTCTGGAATCTTACAACGAGCACACACCACTTTAA
- a CDS encoding nitroreductase family protein, which yields MNLPRDIFEVIRQRRTTNGYFLDRPLSDEHIKMMLEAASFAPSHFNSQPWRFVLIRDEKRRKELGRIAGQSMRVVMEKGDFWRRYLRYFRFSKEEIEKTGDGIYIDNMPAPLRPFIRYLFSEKGSEMMNKLRVPWILAIDSKKLVSSSPLILGVLLSKDEYKPEEKSGMYCLLALGMAIENIWLAATALGIGVQFISLPMEAGGEYWQKCIEMVAPPPDYELIALFRLGYINPDAKRPVIDWTSTQRKDVSQFCFAETFGHPWHPKLDSVAPLAEHASGRESLQAATDKSAGDKATLTE from the coding sequence ATGAACCTTCCCAGGGATATTTTTGAGGTTATTCGGCAACGGCGAACAACCAACGGGTATTTTCTTGACCGTCCGCTTAGCGATGAGCATATCAAGATGATGTTGGAGGCAGCCAGTTTTGCGCCAAGCCATTTTAATTCGCAGCCTTGGCGCTTCGTGCTTATCCGTGACGAGAAGCGGCGTAAGGAGCTCGGTAGAATTGCTGGGCAATCTATGCGCGTCGTAATGGAAAAAGGAGACTTCTGGCGGCGATACTTGCGGTACTTTCGTTTTAGCAAAGAGGAAATCGAGAAAACAGGCGATGGTATCTACATTGACAATATGCCCGCGCCGCTGCGTCCCTTCATTCGCTACCTTTTCTCTGAGAAGGGTAGTGAAATGATGAATAAGCTCCGTGTGCCATGGATTTTGGCAATCGACTCTAAGAAACTGGTTTCCAGCTCACCGCTAATTTTGGGGGTCTTGCTGTCTAAGGACGAGTATAAGCCCGAAGAAAAGTCAGGAATGTATTGCCTTTTAGCACTTGGTATGGCCATTGAGAACATCTGGCTTGCGGCTACTGCCCTGGGAATTGGAGTGCAGTTTATTTCGCTTCCAATGGAAGCAGGCGGTGAGTATTGGCAAAAGTGCATTGAAATGGTCGCGCCGCCCCCCGATTACGAGCTCATTGCACTTTTTAGGCTTGGCTACATCAACCCAGACGCTAAGCGCCCTGTAATTGACTGGACGAGCACGCAACGCAAAGACGTGTCACAATTTTGCTTTGCGGAAACCTTCGGTCACCCTTGGCACCCAAAGTTAGATTCTGTCGCACCACTTGCTGAACACGCCTCTGGCAGAGAGAGCTTGCAAGCCGCGACGGACAAGAGTGCTGGAGACAAAGCGACTCTGACAGAGTAA